A genomic window from Halorubrum lacusprofundi ATCC 49239 includes:
- a CDS encoding DUF7319 domain-containing protein → MEDTSTEPDPESPPDRSPDESDGGESPRGDASHESSGDAPDDADDLAALRERVDEEYDFDEFGPSDMARMSAEEWDAAFDPDSWITGDRLLDRAEAELKSRIARRDVFGVLERVREDGEDRLLVYSDEGYAIVRPTGEVTGQGTVLRDIEPIVALAAMESYDVPEPPDDWSLPHPDTVTEGTGEFGNLMIQVVAIVQVLAGAALLIASFVIDLNTIVAPAMGIVFLLIGLLLFVMVANARLSDRFRSEEYRERLRALRQAKERPDFVPVEGGVVNEDTRDE, encoded by the coding sequence ATGGAGGACACCTCGACCGAACCGGATCCGGAGTCGCCGCCGGACCGGTCGCCGGACGAGTCCGACGGCGGCGAATCTCCCCGAGGCGACGCGTCCCACGAGAGTAGCGGCGACGCTCCCGACGACGCGGACGACCTTGCCGCACTCCGCGAGCGAGTCGACGAGGAGTACGACTTCGACGAGTTCGGTCCCTCGGACATGGCTCGGATGAGCGCGGAGGAGTGGGATGCCGCGTTCGATCCGGACTCGTGGATCACCGGTGACCGGCTGCTCGACCGCGCCGAGGCGGAGTTGAAGTCTCGGATCGCGCGCCGGGACGTTTTCGGCGTGTTAGAGCGCGTTCGCGAGGACGGCGAAGACCGGCTCCTCGTGTACTCCGACGAGGGGTATGCGATCGTCCGACCGACGGGCGAGGTGACGGGGCAGGGAACCGTGCTCCGTGACATCGAGCCGATCGTCGCGCTGGCGGCGATGGAATCGTACGACGTGCCCGAACCCCCGGACGACTGGTCGCTTCCCCATCCGGACACGGTCACGGAGGGCACAGGCGAGTTCGGCAACCTGATGATCCAGGTGGTCGCGATCGTGCAGGTGCTCGCGGGAGCGGCACTGCTTATCGCCTCGTTCGTCATCGACCTGAACACGATCGTCGCGCCGGCGATGGGGATCGTGTTCCTGCTCATCGGTCTGCTGCTCTTCGTCATGGTCGCGAACGCGCGCCTCTCCGATCGGTTCCGTTCGGAAGAGTATCGCGAACGGCTGCGAGCCCTCCGGCAGGCGAAGGAGCGCCCCGATTTCGTCCCGGTCGAAGGCGGGGTTGTGAACGAGGATACGCGGGACGAGTGA
- a CDS encoding DUF7321 family protein has translation MVDESVIAAVAGLSVTASFPFLLYGAWIMIDTETVTWTVLMRHLRYIGVGLVLTTVPIVGWMIPRLFVHLSGLAVIHAFLGVQAYALLAFALTGIARILQAKHNADAYEDPDVDIDEIHEDMGHWRARLRAGVAGFMLLWLCAWVTGLYRLYALHVAPMF, from the coding sequence ATGGTCGACGAGTCGGTTATCGCGGCGGTGGCCGGGCTGTCGGTGACTGCGAGCTTCCCGTTCCTGCTGTACGGGGCATGGATTATGATCGACACCGAGACCGTGACGTGGACCGTTCTCATGCGGCACCTGCGATATATCGGCGTCGGGCTGGTACTTACGACCGTCCCGATCGTCGGGTGGATGATTCCGCGGCTCTTCGTCCACCTGTCCGGGCTCGCCGTGATCCACGCGTTTCTGGGAGTGCAGGCGTATGCGCTCCTGGCATTCGCCCTCACGGGAATCGCCCGAATCTTGCAGGCGAAGCATAATGCTGACGCCTACGAGGATCCCGACGTCGACATCGACGAAATACACGAGGATATGGGTCACTGGCGTGCACGGCTCCGGGCGGGCGTAGCCGGGTTCATGCTCCTCTGGCTGTGCGCGTGGGTGACCGGGCTCTACCGGCTCTACGCCCTCCACGTCGCGCCGATGTTCTGA
- a CDS encoding DUF7318 family protein — translation MSSGGSSYGDIHRYEPARESTAAAIAIVLLTVIEVVFVSLFVYGLMSAWASTEFGNMFAGALLAMIFIDLAFILLLYRKEFLPDVMIVKKRRRKWEDLYVREEDKDGVGVDTGNLTETLKRAVYPYYKK, via the coding sequence ATGAGCTCCGGCGGTTCCTCGTACGGTGACATCCACCGGTACGAGCCCGCACGTGAGAGCACCGCCGCTGCGATCGCGATCGTGCTCCTCACCGTCATCGAGGTCGTATTCGTCTCCCTGTTCGTCTACGGGCTCATGTCCGCGTGGGCCTCGACGGAGTTCGGGAACATGTTCGCCGGTGCGTTGCTGGCGATGATCTTTATCGACCTCGCGTTCATCCTCCTGCTGTACCGCAAGGAGTTCCTCCCCGACGTGATGATCGTGAAGAAGCGCCGCCGCAAGTGGGAGGACCTCTACGTCCGCGAAGAGGACAAAGACGGCGTCGGCGTCGACACCGGTAACCTAACCGAGACGCTCAAGCGGGCCGTCTACCCGTATTACAAGAAGTAA
- a CDS encoding DUF7313 family protein, with amino-acid sequence MDPLQFLVPLGWLSEVGPMLPYAILVMAVANLATRHIAHRHHVDQGSDGDSVEPYTPHAFTNIGLMLLTFLFVLDAPVSGTILAVIVITMLIADLFELEARNVEARNDMSIEAPKSSIAASLLVLVFASYYALWFLVSGIWNQFVIA; translated from the coding sequence ATGGACCCACTGCAGTTCCTCGTTCCGCTCGGCTGGCTGTCCGAAGTCGGACCGATGCTGCCGTACGCGATACTCGTGATGGCGGTCGCGAACCTCGCGACCCGACACATCGCACACCGGCACCACGTCGACCAGGGTAGCGACGGCGACAGCGTCGAACCGTACACGCCTCACGCGTTCACGAACATCGGACTGATGCTTCTGACGTTTCTGTTCGTTCTCGACGCGCCCGTCAGCGGCACGATCCTCGCGGTGATCGTGATCACGATGCTGATCGCCGACCTGTTCGAGCTTGAGGCGCGAAACGTTGAGGCACGCAACGACATGTCGATCGAGGCCCCGAAGAGCTCGATCGCCGCGTCGCTGCTCGTCTTGGTGTTCGCCTCCTACTACGCCCTGTGGTTCCTCGTCTCGGGGATCTGGAACCAGTTCGTCATCGCATAA
- a CDS encoding cytochrome b: MSLKKQDEMDHNAWLKEQDLTVIETAFLTTLIWLDKRLRIVDYLELLETMYYRANLQMPKSHTEQYDLDNKFWYWYPLYSLGSLSIIAYLVAAVTGALLGFYYSPSTAGAAAQGDPTAAYDSVVMIMKDVQFGFMLRSLHSWAAQFMVAAVFLHMLRVYFTGSYKEPREVNWILGVILIGLTLLFGFSGYVLPWKQLSFWAAQIGVEMALATPLVGEWAAQLLFGGFTLGQATLVRMYILHVFVLPFVVTGLIALHVGIVWVQGIAEPH; this comes from the coding sequence ATGAGCCTCAAAAAACAAGACGAGATGGACCACAACGCGTGGCTCAAAGAGCAGGACCTGACGGTCATCGAGACCGCGTTCCTCACCACGCTCATCTGGCTCGACAAGCGGCTCCGCATCGTCGACTACCTCGAGCTGCTGGAGACGATGTACTACCGCGCGAACCTCCAGATGCCGAAGAGCCACACCGAACAGTACGACCTCGACAACAAGTTCTGGTACTGGTACCCGCTGTACTCGCTCGGGTCCCTCTCTATCATCGCGTATCTGGTCGCGGCGGTCACCGGCGCGCTGCTCGGGTTCTACTACTCCCCGTCGACCGCCGGCGCCGCCGCGCAGGGCGACCCGACGGCCGCGTACGACTCCGTCGTGATGATCATGAAAGACGTCCAGTTCGGGTTCATGCTCCGCTCCCTCCACAGCTGGGCCGCCCAGTTCATGGTCGCCGCAGTGTTCCTGCACATGCTCCGCGTGTACTTCACCGGGTCGTACAAGGAGCCCCGGGAGGTCAACTGGATCCTCGGGGTCATCCTCATCGGCCTGACGCTTCTGTTCGGCTTCTCCGGGTACGTGCTCCCGTGGAAGCAGCTGTCCTTCTGGGCCGCGCAGATCGGCGTCGAGATGGCGCTCGCGACGCCCCTTGTGGGCGAGTGGGCGGCACAGCTCCTGTTCGGCGGCTTCACGCTCGGACAGGCGACGCTCGTGAGAATGTACATCCTGCACGTGTTCGTGTTGCCGTTCGTGGTGACGGGGCTCATCGCCCTCCACGTCGGCATCGTCTGGGTGCAGGGCATCGCGGAGCCGCACTAA
- a CDS encoding DUF7315 family membrane protein — protein MSSSTDHDDAQAFDETGDPIAADEREDPRSEPTGPRVGADGREVVVPFRLYKAVTVFSTLAAVVAYLIGFTLIDAATMQISFMRTTIVYLLNSAGLYPSDDALVAALAIGGIAFIVGGTVVYVLGTRFRGQGMGKSQDDSDES, from the coding sequence ATGTCATCATCAACCGACCACGACGACGCACAGGCGTTCGACGAGACGGGCGATCCGATCGCTGCAGACGAACGAGAGGATCCCCGTAGCGAGCCGACTGGGCCCCGAGTCGGGGCCGACGGACGCGAGGTCGTCGTCCCGTTCCGCCTGTACAAGGCCGTCACCGTCTTCTCGACGCTGGCGGCTGTGGTCGCGTACCTGATCGGCTTCACGCTTATCGACGCCGCGACGATGCAGATCAGCTTCATGCGGACGACGATCGTCTACCTCCTGAACAGCGCCGGGCTCTACCCGTCGGACGACGCCCTCGTCGCCGCGCTGGCGATCGGGGGCATCGCGTTCATCGTCGGAGGGACGGTGGTGTACGTGCTGGGGACACGGTTCCGCGGCCAAGGGATGGGAAAGTCTCAAGACGACTCCGACGAATCGTAG
- a CDS encoding DUF7314 family protein, with product MTDEFMKGFALFALGGLGWLTFGGWYRTPSYYDIVQLVNPAEGVDSAYGEIGLVAGNAFFWLMILGALTFWVLIPASRELRAALDDDADAAN from the coding sequence ATGACAGACGAGTTCATGAAGGGGTTCGCCCTGTTCGCGCTCGGTGGCCTCGGCTGGCTCACTTTCGGCGGATGGTACCGGACGCCCTCGTACTACGACATCGTGCAGCTGGTCAACCCGGCCGAGGGCGTCGATAGCGCCTACGGAGAGATCGGTCTCGTCGCCGGCAACGCGTTCTTCTGGCTGATGATCCTCGGTGCGCTGACGTTCTGGGTGCTGATCCCGGCGAGCCGCGAGCTGCGCGCCGCCCTCGACGACGACGCCGACGCGGCGAACTGA
- a CDS encoding NAD(+)/NADH kinase: MEASERRVAVVGDDGRPSELRDAVRDAGGHLTGPASTSAERRTIGDDDTDSDLLVAVGDEAIRDAVVAATDCTVIPVTDRRLAFDRDGAVDVLRRLLDKSAGDDSVRRVSHPVLAVDSGTDPHSRAAFDVAVVTDEPARISEFAVEFPRGQTESVRADGVVVATPLGSDGYANAAGGALVEPDGGLSIAPIAPFSTRTDAWVAADRIRLTVEREGEPIALVTDGERRVTVEPHRPIEIETVDRVAFAAPRGSRERADRKHSNNS, translated from the coding sequence ATGGAAGCGTCGGAACGCCGCGTTGCCGTCGTCGGCGACGACGGACGACCGTCGGAGCTCCGAGACGCGGTCCGGGACGCCGGGGGACACCTCACAGGCCCCGCAAGCACGAGCGCCGAGAGGAGGACGATCGGTGACGACGATACCGACTCCGACCTCCTCGTGGCGGTCGGCGACGAGGCTATTCGCGACGCCGTCGTCGCAGCGACGGACTGTACGGTTATCCCCGTTACCGACCGTCGGCTCGCGTTCGATCGCGACGGCGCCGTCGATGTCCTTCGACGGCTGCTCGACAAGTCGGCGGGTGACGATTCCGTCAGGCGCGTCAGTCATCCCGTCCTCGCGGTCGACAGTGGGACAGACCCGCACTCGCGGGCCGCGTTTGATGTTGCCGTCGTCACCGACGAGCCGGCACGAATCTCGGAGTTCGCGGTCGAGTTCCCGCGCGGGCAGACCGAGTCGGTCCGCGCCGATGGTGTCGTCGTCGCGACGCCGCTGGGGAGCGACGGATACGCGAACGCTGCCGGAGGTGCGCTCGTAGAGCCTGACGGCGGGCTCTCAATCGCACCGATCGCCCCGTTTAGCACCCGGACCGACGCGTGGGTCGCGGCGGACCGGATACGACTCACGGTCGAACGGGAGGGCGAGCCGATCGCGCTCGTGACCGACGGGGAGCGACGCGTCACCGTTGAGCCACACCGACCGATCGAGATCGAGACGGTCGATCGAGTCGCGTTCGCGGCGCCGAGGGGATCTCGCGAGCGCGCTGATCGGAAACACTCTAATAACTCGTGA
- a CDS encoding cytochrome b, with the protein MTDNDTPMTDGGTDEEARTDGGPPATVPPDDETPTWSERKEHSQGLAQLTYQYFERSRREDEDLRTESTYVERDVLGFPTWPHETLRNLAITSFFVGIIILIAALMPAHYGEPANPGSTPAIILPDWYLYWSFGLLKLNPLNPELAVLGGNIVMSNEFLGITAHGIVFGVIGLVPFLNKGSARRPVEQPFWAAVGVTGVILSFTLAALAIQNFFPITLDLLLTLTFMLPVLGGIITYAVLKTMREGYMYGLNRRYYMLRPPK; encoded by the coding sequence ATGACCGACAACGACACCCCCATGACGGACGGAGGCACCGACGAGGAAGCGCGCACGGACGGCGGACCGCCGGCCACCGTGCCGCCGGACGATGAGACGCCCACCTGGTCCGAGCGCAAGGAGCATTCGCAGGGGCTCGCACAGCTCACCTACCAGTACTTCGAGCGCTCCCGCCGCGAGGACGAGGACCTCCGCACCGAGTCGACGTACGTCGAGCGCGACGTGCTGGGCTTCCCGACGTGGCCCCACGAGACGCTTCGGAACCTCGCGATCACTAGCTTCTTCGTCGGGATTATAATCCTCATCGCGGCGCTGATGCCGGCGCACTACGGGGAGCCGGCGAACCCCGGCTCGACGCCGGCGATCATCCTGCCGGACTGGTACCTCTACTGGTCGTTCGGGCTGCTGAAGCTCAACCCGCTTAACCCTGAACTGGCCGTGCTTGGCGGGAACATCGTGATGTCGAACGAGTTCCTCGGTATCACCGCTCACGGGATCGTCTTCGGCGTCATCGGGCTCGTGCCGTTCCTCAACAAGGGGAGCGCGCGCCGTCCCGTCGAGCAGCCGTTCTGGGCCGCCGTCGGCGTGACGGGCGTTATCCTGTCGTTCACGCTCGCGGCGCTCGCGATCCAGAACTTCTTCCCGATCACGCTCGACCTGCTCCTCACCCTCACGTTCATGCTGCCCGTGCTCGGTGGCATCATCACCTACGCGGTGTTGAAGACGATGCGTGAGGGGTACATGTACGGCCTGAACCGGCGGTACTACATGCTGCGCCCGCCGAAGTAA
- a CDS encoding plastocyanin/azurin family copper-binding protein, producing the protein MKRREFVRTAGGATAVAAAGAGATGTVAAQELQPVWPSAVTGANLGTYQDARGESEVTVQVGAGDSGLAFDATKLWVDPGTTITFEWTGNGGAHNVQNVEGPASLDSGDPVGEEGATYEYETSEEDVGITHYHCVPHTAVGMHAGLAVGEDIETESAGGGGNTGWPENIAHVGVPLHAHWVGIAAMLGISLTFVFTFYLLKYGESAHTGHGGSQ; encoded by the coding sequence ATGAAAAGGCGGGAATTCGTGCGCACGGCCGGCGGTGCGACCGCCGTGGCCGCGGCCGGTGCCGGAGCGACCGGAACGGTCGCCGCACAGGAGCTACAACCGGTCTGGCCGAGCGCGGTCACGGGTGCAAACCTCGGGACGTACCAAGACGCCCGCGGCGAGAGCGAGGTGACCGTACAGGTCGGCGCGGGCGACAGTGGCCTCGCGTTCGACGCCACTAAGCTGTGGGTGGACCCCGGGACGACCATCACGTTCGAGTGGACTGGGAACGGTGGCGCACACAACGTGCAGAACGTCGAGGGGCCGGCCAGCCTCGACAGCGGTGATCCGGTCGGCGAGGAGGGTGCGACCTACGAGTACGAGACAAGCGAGGAGGACGTGGGGATAACCCACTACCACTGCGTGCCTCACACCGCGGTCGGCATGCACGCCGGCCTCGCCGTCGGTGAGGACATCGAGACGGAGTCGGCCGGCGGCGGCGGGAACACCGGGTGGCCGGAGAACATCGCCCACGTGGGCGTCCCGCTTCACGCCCACTGGGTCGGCATCGCCGCGATGCTCGGTATCTCGCTGACCTTCGTGTTTACCTTCTATCTGCTGAAGTACGGTGAGTCGGCCCACACCGGCCACGGGGGTTCCCAATGA